A stretch of the Hypomesus transpacificus isolate Combined female unplaced genomic scaffold, fHypTra1 scaffold_61, whole genome shotgun sequence genome encodes the following:
- the LOC124465950 gene encoding myelin-oligodendrocyte glycoprotein-like isoform X1, which yields MDRICSMMLFMVLCSQSSAGESQLIGSSDRIVAVEGDDVILPCSLEPSVNAEFLTVEWTRPDMEPTAVHLYKDGRNNNDDQKESYKDRTMLFEGELVRGNVSLKLSRVKLEDEGSYTCRVGQVRTTVIQLSVDSSFPPTDKWSIGKTVGVGAGVGAFVGVALVVGVVLWKKCTAGSKDVRDSKPEPFATRKRRRTRLGQ from the exons ATGGACCGTATCTGCAGCATGATGCTGTTCATGGTTCTCTGCTCCCAGTCGTCTGCGG GAGAGTCTCAGCTGATTGGTTCATCTGACCGCATTGTTGCTGTAgagggtgatgatgtcatcctgccGTGTTCCCTGGAACCTTCCGTCAATGCAGAGTTCCTGACAGTGGAGTGGACCAGACCTGACATGGAACCTACTGCTGTACATTTATACAAGGATGGCCGTAACAATAATGACGACCAGAAGGAGTCTTACAAAGACAGGACCATGCTGTTTGAAGGAGAACTGGTCAGGGGCAACGTCTCCCTGAAACTGTCCAGAGTGAagctggaggatgaggggagctaCACCTGCCGTGTTGGCCAGGTTAGGACGACTGTCATCCAGCTCAGTGTTG ATTCATCTTTTCCCCCGACAGATAAATGGTCCATTGGTAAAACAGTTGGAGTTGGAGCTGGAGTTGGAGCTTTCGTGGGCGTGGCACTAGTAGTAGGAGTAGTATTGTGGAAGAAATGTACAGCAGGCAGTAAAG ATGTTCGTGATTCTAAACCTGAACCTTTCGCaacaagaaagaggaggaggacaaggctAGGCCAGTAG
- the LOC124465950 gene encoding myelin-oligodendrocyte glycoprotein-like isoform X2 codes for MDRICSMMLFMVLCSQSSAGESQLIGSSDRIVAVEGDDVILPCSLEPSVNAEFLTVEWTRPDMEPTAVHLYKDGRNNNDDQKESYKDRTMLFEGELVRGNVSLKLSRVKLEDEGSYTCRVGQVRTTVIQLSVDKWSIGKTVGVGAGVGAFVGVALVVGVVLWKKCTAGSKDVRDSKPEPFATRKRRRTRLGQ; via the exons ATGGACCGTATCTGCAGCATGATGCTGTTCATGGTTCTCTGCTCCCAGTCGTCTGCGG GAGAGTCTCAGCTGATTGGTTCATCTGACCGCATTGTTGCTGTAgagggtgatgatgtcatcctgccGTGTTCCCTGGAACCTTCCGTCAATGCAGAGTTCCTGACAGTGGAGTGGACCAGACCTGACATGGAACCTACTGCTGTACATTTATACAAGGATGGCCGTAACAATAATGACGACCAGAAGGAGTCTTACAAAGACAGGACCATGCTGTTTGAAGGAGAACTGGTCAGGGGCAACGTCTCCCTGAAACTGTCCAGAGTGAagctggaggatgaggggagctaCACCTGCCGTGTTGGCCAGGTTAGGACGACTGTCATCCAGCTCAGTGTTG ATAAATGGTCCATTGGTAAAACAGTTGGAGTTGGAGCTGGAGTTGGAGCTTTCGTGGGCGTGGCACTAGTAGTAGGAGTAGTATTGTGGAAGAAATGTACAGCAGGCAGTAAAG ATGTTCGTGATTCTAAACCTGAACCTTTCGCaacaagaaagaggaggaggacaaggctAGGCCAGTAG